In the Aliarcobacter cryaerophilus genome, one interval contains:
- a CDS encoding bifunctional diguanylate cyclase/phosphodiesterase: protein MGKKDLKHSYNFLLEYKKAIDESSIVSKTDKNGLITFVNKKFCEISGYEEDELIGKSHNIVRHPSMTKEFFNNLWKTITNKEIFKGVIVNKKKNGLVYYVDTTIIPILDENKNIEEFIAIRHDITKVYEQKKLIEEQFIDELTLLPNRQKLLKDLKDNKIQKIAMININSFRDINNFYGFEAGDLVLKKFSQILLDKISTNINLDLYRVANDVFAICTKNKDNLKEIRDICTNIIEYFSLHPILINNNSFYLSISIGVARNCKDSAVQNNLLSKAEYALRMAKKRDISILFLDENIELYNKLKENKKLIEELKNALISNNLLIYGQKLINNISKKEKYEILMRVKLEDGSILTPYSFLKEAKKAKLYLGMTRMLVKKACEYFKGKDIDFNLNLTLEDIKDQYTMDFIVNAMEKTNTAKQITFEIVESEGIESFTEVSNFIKKAKKLGCKIAIDDFGTGYSNFEYIIKLDVDYIKIDGSLIKNINTDNNLYLTVQTIIGFAKALKIKTVAEFVHNEEVLNCVKNLDIDYSQGFFIDEPKELA, encoded by the coding sequence ATGGGAAAAAAAGATTTAAAACATAGCTACAACTTTTTACTAGAGTATAAAAAAGCTATAGATGAAAGCTCTATTGTTTCTAAAACAGATAAAAATGGTCTAATAACATTTGTGAACAAAAAATTTTGTGAAATTTCAGGTTATGAAGAAGATGAATTAATAGGAAAAAGTCACAATATTGTAAGACACCCTAGTATGACAAAAGAGTTTTTTAATAATCTTTGGAAAACTATAACAAATAAAGAGATTTTTAAAGGTGTAATTGTAAATAAAAAGAAAAATGGATTAGTATATTATGTAGATACAACTATTATTCCTATTTTAGATGAAAATAAAAATATAGAGGAATTTATTGCAATAAGACATGATATTACAAAAGTATATGAGCAAAAAAAACTTATAGAAGAACAATTTATAGATGAATTAACTCTATTACCAAATAGACAAAAACTTTTAAAAGATTTAAAAGATAACAAAATTCAAAAAATTGCTATGATAAATATAAATAGCTTTAGAGATATAAATAACTTTTATGGTTTTGAAGCAGGAGATTTAGTACTAAAAAAATTCTCACAAATACTTCTTGATAAAATTTCTACAAATATAAATTTAGATTTATATAGAGTTGCAAATGATGTTTTTGCAATATGTACAAAAAATAAAGATAACCTAAAAGAGATAAGAGATATATGTACAAATATTATTGAATATTTTTCTTTGCACCCTATTTTAATAAATAATAATAGCTTTTATTTAAGTATCTCTATTGGTGTTGCTAGAAATTGTAAAGATAGTGCTGTTCAAAATAATCTTTTGTCAAAAGCAGAATATGCACTAAGGATGGCTAAAAAAAGAGATATTTCAATACTATTTTTAGATGAAAATATTGAGCTTTATAATAAATTAAAAGAGAATAAAAAACTAATTGAAGAGTTAAAAAATGCTCTTATTTCAAATAATCTTTTAATATATGGTCAAAAGCTAATTAATAATATTTCTAAAAAAGAGAAATATGAGATATTAATGAGAGTTAAACTAGAAGATGGTTCTATTTTAACACCATATAGTTTTTTAAAAGAGGCAAAAAAAGCAAAACTATATCTAGGAATGACAAGAATGCTTGTAAAAAAAGCTTGTGAATATTTCAAAGGTAAAGATATTGACTTTAACTTAAATTTAACTCTTGAAGATATTAAAGACCAGTATACTATGGATTTTATTGTGAATGCAATGGAAAAGACAAATACTGCAAAACAGATAACTTTTGAGATAGTTGAAAGTGAAGGGATTGAAAGTTTCACTGAAGTATCAAATTTTATAAAAAAAGCAAAAAAACTTGGTTGTAAAATTGCTATTGATGATTTTGGTACTGGATACTCAAATTTTGAGTATATTATAAAATTAGATGTTGATTATATAAAAATAGATGGTTCTTTAATAAAAAATATAAATACAGATAACAATCTATATCTTACTGTTCAAACTATTATTGGATTTGCAAAAGCACTTAAAATAAAAACTGTTGCAGAGTTTGTACATAATGAAGAGGTTTTAAATTGTGTAAAAAATCTAGATATAGATTACTCTCAAGGTTTTTTTATAGATGAGCCAAAAGAGTTGGCTTAA
- a CDS encoding FAD-dependent oxidoreductase → MRYDVVIIGAGAAGFGCALTLGSANDKFDWAKDKKYLILDDNKSDLNVGKYFNVAGVDSGINGVDLLLKMKKQLEIYKDVELKDEKATKIENLGEYFKITTQNSTYEASIVVLATGLHKFDIECKGVNVKDNIFVPKPNNIYLENSNNLISKNLYVAGLASGVPTMFSCASGDGAKVACDIFKLWSGKIAVVHDVKA, encoded by the coding sequence ATGAGATATGATGTAGTAATTATTGGTGCTGGAGCTGCTGGTTTTGGTTGTGCTTTAACTTTAGGAAGTGCAAATGATAAATTTGATTGGGCAAAAGATAAAAAATATTTAATTTTAGATGATAATAAAAGTGATTTAAATGTTGGAAAATATTTCAATGTTGCTGGAGTTGATAGTGGAATCAATGGTGTTGATTTACTTCTTAAAATGAAAAAACAGCTAGAAATATACAAAGATGTTGAACTAAAAGATGAAAAAGCTACTAAAATTGAGAATTTAGGTGAATATTTTAAAATAACAACACAAAACTCTACTTATGAAGCTTCAATTGTAGTATTAGCAACTGGTCTTCATAAATTTGATATAGAGTGTAAAGGTGTTAATGTAAAAGATAATATTTTTGTTCCAAAACCAAATAATATCTATTTGGAAAATTCAAACAATTTAATCTCTAAAAATCTATATGTAGCTGGACTTGCAAGTGGTGTTCCTACAATGTTTTCATGTGCAAGTGGAGATGGAGCTAAAGTTGCTTGTGATATTTTTAAACTTTGGAGTGGAAAAATAGCAGTTGTTCATGATGTAAAAGCATAA
- a CDS encoding alpha/beta fold hydrolase, with translation MEKEKIYFIPGLMTDIRLWSRALPFLKDEFEIVHIPIPNSTDFDEIVNILNKEFKEEKINILGFSLGGYIASYFTCKYPNRVKRLFTVAATPGTTSKIEKVRREKKLEEFEGINDFFGLDFEKAIMLLEEQNQSDLSLAQTMIDMFNDLGRDTFITQLKSTFNRVDLFDKLKDKNIPMYMLYSSNDRLLDLEALDKLHNQKHNIKLIKRDGTSHNIPLEFPELFANSIKKWMKE, from the coding sequence ATGGAAAAAGAGAAAATATATTTTATACCAGGTCTTATGACTGATATTAGGCTTTGGAGTAGAGCATTACCATTTTTAAAAGATGAGTTTGAAATAGTTCACATACCTATTCCAAACTCAACAGATTTTGATGAAATTGTTAATATTTTAAACAAAGAGTTTAAAGAAGAGAAGATAAATATCTTAGGATTTTCACTAGGAGGTTATATCGCATCTTATTTTACTTGTAAATATCCAAATAGAGTAAAAAGATTATTTACAGTAGCTGCAACTCCTGGAACTACTTCAAAAATAGAAAAAGTAAGAAGAGAAAAGAAACTAGAAGAGTTCGAAGGTATAAATGATTTTTTTGGACTTGATTTTGAAAAAGCAATTATGCTTTTAGAAGAGCAAAATCAAAGTGATTTATCTTTGGCTCAAACTATGATTGATATGTTTAATGATTTAGGAAGAGATACTTTTATAACTCAATTAAAAAGTACCTTTAATAGAGTAGATCTATTTGATAAATTAAAAGATAAAAACATTCCTATGTATATGCTTTATAGCTCAAATGATAGACTTTTGGATTTAGAGGCTTTAGATAAGCTACATAATCAAAAACATAATATTAAATTAATAAAAAGAGATGGAACTAGCCATAATATTCCTTTGGAGTTTCCAGAACTTTTTGCGAACTCTATTAAAAAGTGGATGAAAGAGTAA
- a CDS encoding YgaP-like transmembrane domain: MNTFDKIRAFCRPFRIIIGIILIIVGVYTGIVWFYLGVIPLIVGIFDICPLCKFSGKCTPKNLK; this comes from the coding sequence ATGAATACATTTGATAAAATTCGAGCTTTTTGCAGACCGTTTAGAATTATTATTGGAATTATTTTGATTATTGTTGGTGTTTATACAGGGATTGTTTGGTTTTATTTAGGAGTTATTCCATTGATTGTTGGGATTTTTGATATTTGTCCACTTTGTAAGTTTAGTGGAAAATGTACACCAAAAAATTTAAAGTAG
- a CDS encoding M99 family carboxypeptidase catalytic domain-containing protein — MRFIFLIIFLISNIYANTNKDFTLYKKDGTTSGHTLLIIGGIHGDEPGGYFAPAFLEKYYTIKKGSVWIAPSVNIDSMIVNQRGIYGDMNRKFSTISKDDKDLKNIEKIKSLILDKKVDLILNLHDGHGFYRQNYENAIFNPRAWGQATIIDQDKIHSLEKFGNLDEIASTVRDNLNKDKLFQDHHYFGVKNTETKAKDEQQQLSLTFFAVTNNKPAFAIETSKNITDLTEKVIYQLKSIEEFMRIMDIEFSRNFDVNNYKEVQKLLFDFGKIEINNNISFNLNDIRKNLRFIPMKKSENNFKFEHSLGNSKFTNGNYEIYIGNNLITTLSPQIFDKNGSFDSVDLEIDGNIIKTKFGQILEVKKSFKVLKSPLRVNVIGFSKSGVDSEDSLVLKKSDMVSSFSLDNSNKSYRVEFYHDNIFYGMITIKFID; from the coding sequence ATGAGATTTATTTTTCTTATTATATTTTTAATATCAAATATTTATGCAAATACAAACAAAGATTTTACTCTTTATAAAAAAGATGGCACAACATCAGGACATACTTTACTTATCATTGGTGGGATACACGGTGATGAACCTGGAGGATATTTTGCACCAGCATTTTTAGAAAAATATTACACTATAAAAAAAGGTAGTGTTTGGATTGCTCCTAGTGTAAATATAGATAGTATGATTGTAAACCAGAGAGGCATATATGGAGATATGAATAGAAAATTTAGCACTATTTCAAAAGATGATAAAGATTTAAAAAATATAGAAAAAATAAAATCTCTTATTTTGGATAAAAAAGTAGATTTAATTTTAAATCTACACGATGGACATGGTTTTTATAGACAAAACTATGAAAATGCAATATTTAATCCAAGAGCTTGGGGTCAAGCAACTATTATTGACCAAGATAAAATACACTCTTTGGAAAAATTTGGAAATTTAGACGAGATTGCATCAACAGTAAGAGATAATCTAAACAAAGATAAACTTTTTCAAGACCACCACTATTTTGGAGTAAAAAATACAGAAACAAAAGCAAAAGATGAACAACAACAACTATCTTTGACTTTTTTTGCAGTTACAAACAATAAACCAGCATTTGCAATAGAAACAAGCAAAAATATTACTGATTTAACAGAAAAAGTAATTTATCAATTAAAATCTATTGAAGAGTTTATGAGAATTATGGATATTGAATTTAGTAGAAATTTTGATGTAAACAATTACAAAGAGGTACAAAAATTACTTTTTGATTTTGGAAAAATAGAGATAAATAACAATATCTCTTTTAATTTAAATGATATTAGAAAAAATTTAAGATTTATTCCTATGAAAAAAAGTGAAAATAATTTTAAATTTGAACACTCTTTAGGAAATAGTAAATTTACAAATGGTAACTATGAAATATACATAGGAAATAACCTAATAACTACTTTATCTCCTCAAATATTTGATAAAAATGGCTCATTTGATAGTGTTGATTTAGAAATAGATGGAAATATAATAAAAACTAAATTTGGTCAAATTTTAGAAGTTAAAAAAAGTTTCAAAGTTTTAAAATCTCCACTTAGAGTAAATGTTATTGGTTTTAGTAAATCTGGAGTTGATAGTGAAGATAGTTTAGTTCTTAAAAAAAGTGATATGGTAAGTAGTTTTTCACTAGATAACTCTAATAAAAGTTACAGAGTTGAATTTTATCACGACAATATATTTTATGGGATGATTACAATAAAATTTATAGATTAA
- a CDS encoding protein adenylyltransferase SelO family protein, translating into MINENNKKNIETFGELINLSDYSFIENLNSDPDAKHNGDNKYPREVFSGHYVPVSPTAIKEPIYISHSKNFFKELGFSENLLKSDDFIKLFSGDMSNIYNLKQNIGWATGYALSIYGREYYAQCPFQTGNGYGDGRAISVLEAVINGKRWEFQLKGGGKTPYCRGADGRAVLRSSVREFLAQEHMHSLGIPTSRSLTLFTSKKEQVSRPWFKEKSSSYEPEVMIEEDVAITTRVASSFLRVGQIELFGRRARKNEHKNALKELEMIVLHLIDREYSEVINQDLSLEEKIILLANEFQNRLTFLVVNWIRVGYCQGNFNSDNCAAGGFTLDYGPFGFIEMFDPKYQSWTGGGMHFSFLNQPVAAFKNFKSFCSALKPLLSSNKEALEELEKIENNFSKVMQEKMQNMWASKLGLKKFDFELFDELINIMIDTKVDYTIFFRELSNIPHNLSNLEKSFYGNLKDENIILRWNSWLENWKSQINVNDEESKQKLSNQMKLTNPKYTLREWHLVWAYQEAENGNYERVNELQEIMTKPYEEQKEIEEKYYTKKPSDFFGIAGISHVSCSS; encoded by the coding sequence ATGATAAATGAAAATAATAAAAAAAATATAGAAACTTTTGGTGAACTAATTAATTTAAGTGATTACTCTTTTATAGAAAATCTAAACAGCGATCCTGATGCAAAACATAATGGTGACAATAAATATCCAAGAGAGGTTTTTAGTGGACATTATGTTCCTGTAAGTCCAACTGCTATTAAAGAGCCAATATATATTTCTCATAGCAAAAACTTTTTTAAAGAGTTAGGATTTAGTGAAAACTTACTAAAATCAGATGATTTTATAAAACTCTTTTCAGGAGATATGTCAAATATTTATAATTTAAAACAAAATATAGGTTGGGCAACAGGATATGCGCTTTCTATTTATGGTCGTGAGTATTATGCTCAATGTCCTTTTCAAACTGGAAATGGTTATGGAGATGGTAGAGCAATTTCTGTTTTAGAAGCTGTGATAAATGGTAAAAGATGGGAGTTTCAACTAAAAGGTGGTGGAAAAACTCCATATTGTAGAGGTGCAGATGGAAGAGCAGTTTTAAGATCAAGTGTAAGAGAGTTTTTAGCTCAAGAACATATGCACTCTTTAGGAATTCCTACATCAAGGTCTTTAACTTTGTTTACCTCTAAAAAAGAGCAGGTTTCTAGACCTTGGTTTAAAGAAAAATCATCATCTTATGAGCCTGAAGTTATGATAGAAGAAGATGTTGCGATTACAACAAGAGTTGCATCTTCATTTTTAAGAGTAGGGCAAATAGAACTTTTTGGAAGACGAGCTAGAAAAAATGAACATAAAAATGCTTTAAAAGAGTTAGAAATGATTGTTTTACACTTAATTGATAGAGAATATAGTGAAGTAATCAATCAAGATTTGAGTTTAGAAGAAAAAATAATACTACTAGCAAATGAGTTTCAAAATCGTCTTACTTTTTTAGTAGTAAACTGGATAAGAGTTGGATATTGTCAAGGAAATTTCAACAGTGATAATTGTGCAGCTGGTGGTTTTACTCTTGATTATGGACCATTTGGATTTATAGAGATGTTTGACCCAAAATATCAATCTTGGACTGGTGGAGGAATGCACTTTTCATTTTTAAATCAACCAGTTGCTGCTTTTAAAAACTTTAAATCATTTTGTAGTGCTTTAAAACCACTACTTAGTTCAAATAAAGAAGCTTTAGAAGAACTTGAAAAAATCGAAAATAACTTTAGTAAAGTTATGCAAGAAAAGATGCAAAATATGTGGGCTAGTAAGTTGGGATTAAAAAAGTTTGATTTTGAACTTTTTGATGAGCTTATAAATATTATGATAGATACAAAAGTTGACTATACGATATTTTTTAGAGAGTTATCAAATATTCCCCATAATTTGAGTAACCTTGAAAAAAGTTTTTATGGAAATTTGAAAGATGAAAATATTATACTAAGATGGAATAGTTGGCTTGAAAACTGGAAATCACAAATAAATGTAAATGATGAAGAATCAAAACAAAAACTATCAAATCAAATGAAACTAACTAATCCAAAATATACTTTAAGAGAATGGCATCTAGTTTGGGCATATCAAGAAGCAGAGAATGGAAACTATGAACGAGTAAATGAACTACAAGAGATAATGACAAAACCATATGAAGAGCAAAAAGAGATAGAAGAGAAATACTATACTAAAAAACCCTCAGATTTTTTTGGAATAGCTGGTATATCGCATGTGAGTTGTTCGTCATAA
- the guaA gene encoding glutamine-hydrolyzing GMP synthase translates to MKHVPIVVLDFGSQYTQIIARKLRESGVYSEIVPYNESIEDIMARTPKGIILSGGPASVYASDSYHPDSTIFDLGLPILGICYGMQLIAQHFGGSVIPATSHEYGKAKLDIIVENEIFKDTQNGQIVWMSHGDRVESIPSGFEKIAISENSPYAAIADTNRNIYAFQFHPEVYHSECGSKLLKNFAKYICGCESTWNMGSFAKEQMTKIKNQVGNKKVLCAVSGGVDSSVVATLLFEAIGNQVIPVFVDNGLLRANEREQVETIFKSRGIDLITVDASEQFLTKLAGVTDPETKRKIIGETFIEVFDKEAKKHEGVEFLAQGTLYTDVIESVSVKGPSKTIKSHHNVGGLPDWMKFELVEPLREIFKDEVRELGLELGLPRNMINRHPFPGPGLAIRVMGDVNKPDLDLLRKADVILLDVLHSTGYYEKTWQAFTVLLNVKSVGVMGDNRTYDNTVCVRIVDATDGMTATFAHIPHDILETISRRIINEVDGINRVVYDISSKPPATIEWE, encoded by the coding sequence ATGAAGCATGTACCAATAGTAGTATTAGATTTTGGTAGTCAATATACACAAATAATTGCAAGAAAACTAAGAGAAAGCGGAGTTTATTCTGAAATTGTTCCTTATAATGAATCAATTGAAGATATTATGGCAAGAACTCCAAAAGGGATTATACTTTCAGGTGGTCCAGCTTCTGTTTATGCTAGCGATTCATATCATCCTGATTCTACAATCTTTGATTTAGGACTTCCAATTTTAGGAATTTGCTATGGAATGCAACTTATTGCTCAACATTTTGGTGGAAGTGTAATTCCAGCAACAAGTCATGAATATGGAAAAGCAAAACTAGATATTATTGTAGAAAATGAGATTTTTAAAGATACACAAAATGGTCAAATCGTTTGGATGAGCCATGGTGATAGAGTTGAATCAATTCCATCTGGATTTGAAAAAATTGCAATTAGTGAAAATTCACCTTATGCCGCTATTGCTGACACAAATAGAAATATCTATGCTTTTCAATTTCATCCTGAAGTTTATCACTCAGAATGTGGAAGCAAACTACTTAAAAACTTTGCAAAATATATTTGTGGATGTGAAAGCACTTGGAATATGGGTTCTTTTGCAAAAGAACAAATGACAAAAATTAAAAATCAAGTTGGAAATAAAAAAGTTCTTTGTGCTGTAAGTGGTGGAGTTGATAGCTCTGTTGTGGCAACTCTTCTTTTTGAAGCAATTGGAAATCAAGTAATTCCAGTTTTTGTTGATAATGGTCTTTTAAGAGCAAACGAAAGAGAACAAGTTGAGACTATTTTTAAATCAAGAGGTATTGATTTAATTACTGTTGATGCAAGTGAGCAATTTTTAACAAAATTAGCAGGTGTGACTGATCCTGAAACAAAAAGAAAAATAATTGGTGAAACATTTATTGAAGTATTTGACAAAGAGGCAAAAAAACACGAAGGTGTTGAGTTTTTAGCTCAAGGAACACTTTATACAGATGTTATTGAGTCTGTTTCAGTTAAAGGTCCTTCAAAAACTATAAAATCTCATCACAATGTTGGTGGACTTCCTGATTGGATGAAATTTGAACTTGTTGAACCTTTAAGAGAAATCTTTAAAGATGAAGTAAGAGAGCTTGGACTTGAACTTGGACTTCCAAGAAATATGATAAATAGACACCCATTCCCTGGACCTGGACTTGCAATTAGAGTTATGGGAGATGTAAACAAGCCTGATTTAGATTTATTAAGAAAAGCTGATGTTATTTTACTAGATGTTTTACACTCAACTGGATATTATGAAAAAACTTGGCAAGCATTTACAGTATTATTAAATGTAAAATCTGTTGGTGTTATGGGTGATAATAGAACTTATGACAACACTGTTTGTGTAAGAATAGTAGATGCAACAGATGGTATGACAGCAACTTTTGCACATATTCCACATGATATCTTAGAAACAATTTCAAGAAGAATTATCAATGAAGTTGATGGAATCAACCGTGTAGTGTACGACATCAGCTCAAAACCACCAGCAACTATCGAGTGGGAATAA
- a CDS encoding L-aspartate oxidase: protein MIYDYIIVGAGIAGLNAARLLPKNKRVLILCKMSTWNSNTFWAQGGIASAVDKSDIPTHIKDTLEAGANYNNLEAVELLSSESIPTIKEIIEAGMIFDKNVDGNLAYTKEAAHSRNRILHAQGDATGREIHLFLLEHCPHEIVTQAVVCDLLIQDDVCYGVQYFTSEYEQKVAFAHNTIIASGGVGSLYKYHTNSTANAGEIQGIIAEKNISLKDMEMTQFHPTVLKGTSFARKPLLSEALRGEGAFIVDENNKRFLFDYHPSGELAPRDIVSRAIFDYNKKTGLSIFLSFKNFEKKAFKQRFPNIYENIKDLGYELPFENVPISPAFHYCMGGIEVSLNGLVKNFKNLYAIGEVACNGVHGANRLASNSLLEGLVFSRIAVNKSLEIDFKIDKQNYKKEIKEYIRNKEIDKDIKDDLRRTMWESAGIVRTKKELKDALNKIESYLLLDVGRLLYLRLLTAKTILKACLEREKSLGAHFIKED, encoded by the coding sequence ATGATATATGATTATATTATAGTTGGAGCTGGAATAGCAGGGCTTAATGCTGCTAGACTTCTACCAAAGAACAAAAGAGTTTTAATTTTATGCAAAATGTCAACATGGAATTCAAATACTTTTTGGGCTCAAGGTGGAATTGCAAGTGCTGTTGATAAAAGCGACATACCAACTCACATAAAAGATACTCTAGAAGCAGGTGCTAATTATAACAACCTTGAAGCAGTTGAACTTTTAAGTTCTGAATCAATTCCTACAATAAAAGAGATTATAGAAGCTGGTATGATTTTTGATAAAAATGTAGATGGAAACTTAGCATATACAAAAGAAGCAGCACATAGTAGAAATAGAATATTACACGCTCAAGGTGATGCAACTGGAAGAGAGATTCATCTATTTTTACTTGAACATTGTCCTCACGAAATAGTAACTCAAGCTGTAGTTTGTGATTTATTAATACAAGATGATGTTTGCTATGGAGTTCAATATTTTACTAGTGAATATGAACAAAAAGTAGCTTTTGCACACAATACAATTATAGCAAGTGGTGGAGTTGGTTCTTTATACAAATATCACACAAATTCAACTGCAAATGCTGGTGAAATTCAAGGAATTATTGCTGAAAAAAATATATCTTTAAAAGATATGGAAATGACACAATTTCATCCAACAGTTTTAAAAGGAACATCATTTGCTAGAAAACCACTTTTAAGTGAAGCATTAAGAGGAGAAGGTGCATTTATTGTCGATGAAAACAATAAAAGATTTCTATTTGATTATCATCCTAGTGGTGAGTTAGCTCCTAGAGATATTGTAAGTCGTGCAATTTTTGACTATAACAAAAAAACAGGTTTGAGTATATTTTTATCTTTTAAAAATTTTGAGAAAAAAGCCTTTAAACAAAGATTTCCAAATATTTATGAAAATATAAAAGATTTGGGATACGAACTTCCATTTGAAAATGTTCCAATAAGCCCTGCTTTTCACTACTGTATGGGTGGAATAGAAGTTTCTTTAAATGGATTAGTTAAAAATTTTAAAAATCTTTATGCTATTGGGGAAGTTGCTTGTAATGGTGTTCATGGAGCAAATAGACTTGCTTCAAATTCACTTTTAGAAGGTCTTGTTTTTTCAAGAATTGCAGTTAATAAATCTTTAGAAATTGATTTTAAAATAGATAAACAAAACTATAAAAAAGAGATAAAAGAGTACATAAGAAACAAAGAGATTGATAAAGATATAAAAGATGATTTAAGAAGAACTATGTGGGAAAGTGCAGGAATTGTAAGAACAAAAAAAGAGTTAAAAGATGCTTTAAACAAAATAGAGAGTTATTTATTACTTGATGTTGGAAGATTATTGTATCTTAGACTTTTAACAGCAAAAACTATACTAAAAGCTTGTCTTGAGAGAGAAAAATCTTTAGGTGCTCATTTTATAAAAGAAGATTAA
- a CDS encoding DUF721 domain-containing protein, whose amino-acid sequence MKNINEILNHITNNPSYDKLNIFLEIKRFVNILPLKLKSGIKFVYIKNQTMHFVLTHQLFKVEFEHNKDTLKALLKMADIKDVSNFVFFVSNSVDNLIKKNSENIDKKYIEKSVGIFENRAKDEKIFKKFESIREIIKNSTNQGNI is encoded by the coding sequence ATGAAAAATATTAATGAAATTCTTAATCATATTACAAATAATCCCTCTTATGATAAATTAAATATCTTTTTAGAGATAAAAAGATTTGTAAATATACTACCTTTAAAATTAAAAAGTGGCATAAAGTTTGTATATATTAAAAATCAAACCATGCATTTTGTTCTAACTCACCAACTTTTCAAAGTTGAGTTTGAGCATAACAAAGATACACTAAAAGCTCTTTTAAAAATGGCAGATATAAAAGATGTTTCAAATTTTGTTTTTTTTGTATCAAATAGTGTTGATAATTTAATCAAAAAAAACAGTGAAAATATAGATAAAAAATATATAGAAAAAAGTGTTGGAATTTTTGAAAATAGGGCAAAAGATGAAAAAATATTTAAAAAATTTGAAAGTATAAGAGAGATTATAAAAAATTCTACTAATCAAGGTAATATCTAA
- a CDS encoding M48 family metallopeptidase codes for MNFEINLNNSVISVELHNKKHIKHCYLRILRKDLLQIKANRYFTIYDAKDLINRKKDWILENIKRVESKTLENGYFLYLGEKKLLSDFAIKNLDSFYKKEIDSFISTFIEKYSNLMQLFPTKISYRKNKRTWGSCNYKNELNFNILLMKFPLYIMEYIVIHELAHIKHKNHSKKFWELVEKYSPNYKEIEKIFKTLL; via the coding sequence TTGAATTTTGAAATTAATTTGAATAATAGTGTAATAAGTGTTGAATTACATAATAAAAAGCATATAAAACATTGCTATTTAAGAATTTTAAGAAAAGATTTATTGCAAATAAAAGCAAATAGATATTTTACAATTTATGATGCAAAAGATTTGATAAATAGAAAAAAAGATTGGATATTAGAAAATATAAAAAGAGTAGAAAGTAAAACTTTAGAAAATGGTTATTTTTTATATTTAGGAGAAAAAAAGCTTTTAAGCGATTTTGCTATAAAAAATCTTGATAGTTTTTATAAAAAAGAGATAGACAGTTTTATCTCTACTTTTATTGAAAAATATTCAAATTTAATGCAACTATTTCCAACAAAAATTTCATATAGAAAAAACAAAAGAACTTGGGGTTCTTGTAACTATAAAAATGAGCTAAATTTTAATATATTGCTTATGAAATTTCCACTTTATATTATGGAATATATTGTTATTCACGAACTAGCACATATAAAGCATAAAAATCATTCAAAAAAGTTTTGGGAATTAGTAGAAAAGTACTCTCCAAACTATAAAGAGATAGAAAAAATATTTAAAACTCTCTTATAA